In Microtus pennsylvanicus isolate mMicPen1 chromosome 17, mMicPen1.hap1, whole genome shotgun sequence, one genomic interval encodes:
- the Neu2 gene encoding sialidase-2 isoform X3, whose amino-acid sequence MATCPVLQKETLFQTGIYAYRIPALLYLSKQKTLLAFAEKRLTKTDEHADSIVLRRGNYKTATRQVQWQAEEVVSQARLEGHRSMNPCPLYDKQTRTLFLFFIAIPGRVSEHHQIQTRVNVTRLCHITSTDHGRTWSPVRDLTDTTIGNTHRDWATFGVGPGHCLQLRNSAGSLLVPAYAYRKLHPSQTPAPFAFCFLSHDHGNTWELGHFVSQNTLECQVAEVGTGAQRVVYLNARSHLGARVQAQSPNGGLDFQDNQVVSKLVEPPKGCHGSVTAFPNPISAADALDVWLLYTHPTDSQKRTNLGVYLNQKPLDPAAWSEPTLLATGTCAYSDLQNMGSGPDGSPQFGCLYESDNYEEVTFLMFTLKQAFPAVFGAQ is encoded by the exons ATGGCGACCTGCCCTGTCCTGCAGAAGGAGACACTGTTCCAGACAGGAATCTATGCTTACAGAATCCCGGCTCTGCTCTACCTGTCGAAGCAGAAGACCCTGCTGGCCTTTGCGGAAAAGCGCCTGACCAAGACGGATGAGCATGCAGATTCGATCGTCCTACGAAGAGGAAACTACAAGACAGCCACCCGTCAAGTCCAG TGGCAAGCTGAGGAGGTGGTGTCCCAAGCCCGGCTGGAGGGCCACCGCTCCATGAACCCGTGTCCCCTGTATGACAAGCAGACAAGAACCCTCTTCCTGTTCTTCATCGCCATCCCTGGGCGTGTGTCAGAACACCACCAGATCCAGACCAGGGTTAATGTCACACGGCTATGTCACATCACCAGCACTGACCACGGGAGGACCTGGAGCCCTGTCCGGGATCTCACAGACACCACCATTGGCAACACTCACCGGGACTGGGCCACGTTCGGTGTGGGGCCTGGGCACTGTCTGCAGCTGCGAAACTCAGCGGGGAGCCTGCTGGTGCCCGCTTATGCCTACCGGAAACTACATCCTAGCCAGACACCTGCCCCCTTTGCCTTCTGCTTCCTCAGCCACGACCATGGGAATACTTGGGAACTGGGTCACTTTGTGTCCCAGAACACACTGGAGTGCCAGGTGGCTGAGGTCGGCACTGGAGCTCAGAGGGTGGTCTATCTCAATGCTAGGAGCCACCTGGGAGCCAGGGTCCAGGCACAAAGTCCTAACGGTGGCCTAGATTTCCAGGACAATCAGGTAGTGAGTAAGCTTGTAGAGCCCCCCAAAGGCTGTCACGGAAGTGTGACTGCCTTTCCCAACCCCATCTCAGCGGCAGATGCCTTAGACGTGTGGCTGCTCTATACCCACCCTACGGACTCCCAGAAGAGGACCAACCTGGGTGTGTACCTCAACCAGAAGCCACTGGACCCTGCGGCCTGGTCAGAGCCCACCCTGCTGGCCACGGGCACCTGTGCCTACTCGGACTTGCAGAACATGGGGAGTGGCCCTGATGGCTCCCCACAGTTTGGGTGTCTGTATGAGTCAGATAACTATGAAGAGGTCACTTTTCTCATGTTCACCCTGAAGCAAGCTTTCCCAGCAGTATTTGGTGCCCAGTGA
- the Neu2 gene encoding sialidase-2 isoform X1 encodes MPQDLKPMATCPVLQKETLFQTGIYAYRIPALLYLSKQKTLLAFAEKRLTKTDEHADSIVLRRGNYKTATRQVQWQAEEVVSQARLEGHRSMNPCPLYDKQTRTLFLFFIAIPGRVSEHHQIQTRVNVTRLCHITSTDHGRTWSPVRDLTDTTIGNTHRDWATFGVGPGHCLQLRNSAGSLLVPAYAYRKLHPSQTPAPFAFCFLSHDHGNTWELGHFVSQNTLECQVAEVGTGAQRVVYLNARSHLGARVQAQSPNGGLDFQDNQVVSKLVEPPKGCHGSVTAFPNPISAADALDVWLLYTHPTDSQKRTNLGVYLNQKPLDPAAWSEPTLLATGTCAYSDLQNMGSGPDGSPQFGCLYESDNYEEVTFLMFTLKQAFPAVFGAQ; translated from the exons aTCTCAAGCCCATGGCGACCTGCCCTGTCCTGCAGAAGGAGACACTGTTCCAGACAGGAATCTATGCTTACAGAATCCCGGCTCTGCTCTACCTGTCGAAGCAGAAGACCCTGCTGGCCTTTGCGGAAAAGCGCCTGACCAAGACGGATGAGCATGCAGATTCGATCGTCCTACGAAGAGGAAACTACAAGACAGCCACCCGTCAAGTCCAG TGGCAAGCTGAGGAGGTGGTGTCCCAAGCCCGGCTGGAGGGCCACCGCTCCATGAACCCGTGTCCCCTGTATGACAAGCAGACAAGAACCCTCTTCCTGTTCTTCATCGCCATCCCTGGGCGTGTGTCAGAACACCACCAGATCCAGACCAGGGTTAATGTCACACGGCTATGTCACATCACCAGCACTGACCACGGGAGGACCTGGAGCCCTGTCCGGGATCTCACAGACACCACCATTGGCAACACTCACCGGGACTGGGCCACGTTCGGTGTGGGGCCTGGGCACTGTCTGCAGCTGCGAAACTCAGCGGGGAGCCTGCTGGTGCCCGCTTATGCCTACCGGAAACTACATCCTAGCCAGACACCTGCCCCCTTTGCCTTCTGCTTCCTCAGCCACGACCATGGGAATACTTGGGAACTGGGTCACTTTGTGTCCCAGAACACACTGGAGTGCCAGGTGGCTGAGGTCGGCACTGGAGCTCAGAGGGTGGTCTATCTCAATGCTAGGAGCCACCTGGGAGCCAGGGTCCAGGCACAAAGTCCTAACGGTGGCCTAGATTTCCAGGACAATCAGGTAGTGAGTAAGCTTGTAGAGCCCCCCAAAGGCTGTCACGGAAGTGTGACTGCCTTTCCCAACCCCATCTCAGCGGCAGATGCCTTAGACGTGTGGCTGCTCTATACCCACCCTACGGACTCCCAGAAGAGGACCAACCTGGGTGTGTACCTCAACCAGAAGCCACTGGACCCTGCGGCCTGGTCAGAGCCCACCCTGCTGGCCACGGGCACCTGTGCCTACTCGGACTTGCAGAACATGGGGAGTGGCCCTGATGGCTCCCCACAGTTTGGGTGTCTGTATGAGTCAGATAACTATGAAGAGGTCACTTTTCTCATGTTCACCCTGAAGCAAGCTTTCCCAGCAGTATTTGGTGCCCAGTGA
- the Neu2 gene encoding sialidase-2 isoform X2, with the protein MQDLKPMATCPVLQKETLFQTGIYAYRIPALLYLSKQKTLLAFAEKRLTKTDEHADSIVLRRGNYKTATRQVQWQAEEVVSQARLEGHRSMNPCPLYDKQTRTLFLFFIAIPGRVSEHHQIQTRVNVTRLCHITSTDHGRTWSPVRDLTDTTIGNTHRDWATFGVGPGHCLQLRNSAGSLLVPAYAYRKLHPSQTPAPFAFCFLSHDHGNTWELGHFVSQNTLECQVAEVGTGAQRVVYLNARSHLGARVQAQSPNGGLDFQDNQVVSKLVEPPKGCHGSVTAFPNPISAADALDVWLLYTHPTDSQKRTNLGVYLNQKPLDPAAWSEPTLLATGTCAYSDLQNMGSGPDGSPQFGCLYESDNYEEVTFLMFTLKQAFPAVFGAQ; encoded by the exons aTCTCAAGCCCATGGCGACCTGCCCTGTCCTGCAGAAGGAGACACTGTTCCAGACAGGAATCTATGCTTACAGAATCCCGGCTCTGCTCTACCTGTCGAAGCAGAAGACCCTGCTGGCCTTTGCGGAAAAGCGCCTGACCAAGACGGATGAGCATGCAGATTCGATCGTCCTACGAAGAGGAAACTACAAGACAGCCACCCGTCAAGTCCAG TGGCAAGCTGAGGAGGTGGTGTCCCAAGCCCGGCTGGAGGGCCACCGCTCCATGAACCCGTGTCCCCTGTATGACAAGCAGACAAGAACCCTCTTCCTGTTCTTCATCGCCATCCCTGGGCGTGTGTCAGAACACCACCAGATCCAGACCAGGGTTAATGTCACACGGCTATGTCACATCACCAGCACTGACCACGGGAGGACCTGGAGCCCTGTCCGGGATCTCACAGACACCACCATTGGCAACACTCACCGGGACTGGGCCACGTTCGGTGTGGGGCCTGGGCACTGTCTGCAGCTGCGAAACTCAGCGGGGAGCCTGCTGGTGCCCGCTTATGCCTACCGGAAACTACATCCTAGCCAGACACCTGCCCCCTTTGCCTTCTGCTTCCTCAGCCACGACCATGGGAATACTTGGGAACTGGGTCACTTTGTGTCCCAGAACACACTGGAGTGCCAGGTGGCTGAGGTCGGCACTGGAGCTCAGAGGGTGGTCTATCTCAATGCTAGGAGCCACCTGGGAGCCAGGGTCCAGGCACAAAGTCCTAACGGTGGCCTAGATTTCCAGGACAATCAGGTAGTGAGTAAGCTTGTAGAGCCCCCCAAAGGCTGTCACGGAAGTGTGACTGCCTTTCCCAACCCCATCTCAGCGGCAGATGCCTTAGACGTGTGGCTGCTCTATACCCACCCTACGGACTCCCAGAAGAGGACCAACCTGGGTGTGTACCTCAACCAGAAGCCACTGGACCCTGCGGCCTGGTCAGAGCCCACCCTGCTGGCCACGGGCACCTGTGCCTACTCGGACTTGCAGAACATGGGGAGTGGCCCTGATGGCTCCCCACAGTTTGGGTGTCTGTATGAGTCAGATAACTATGAAGAGGTCACTTTTCTCATGTTCACCCTGAAGCAAGCTTTCCCAGCAGTATTTGGTGCCCAGTGA